Proteins co-encoded in one Anabas testudineus chromosome 8, fAnaTes1.2, whole genome shotgun sequence genomic window:
- the pycr1a gene encoding pyrroline-5-carboxylate reductase 1a gives MSVGFIGAGQLAHALVRGFTAAGVIATHRITASSPETDLPTVQGLRRLGVNLTTSNKETVSNSDVLFLAVKPHIIPFVLDEIGPDIEDRHLIVSCAAGVTISSIEKKLEHYRTSPKVMRCMTNTPVVVREGATVYATGTHAEVEDGKLLEQLMASVGYCTEVEEDLIDAVTGLSGSGPAYAFTAVDALADGGVKMGLPRRLAVRLGAQALLGAARMLLDSEQHPGQLKDNVCSPGGATIHALHVMESGGFRSLLINAVEASCVRTRELQYLADQEKISPAAIKKTTLDKVLQQPGVSAETVGVRSQGISMFNNKPRTKKN, from the exons ATGAGTGTGGGCTTCATAGGAGCGGGCCAGTTGGCTCACGCTCTGGTGAGAGGCTTCACTGCTGCAG GCGTGATTGCCACCCACAGAATCACAGCCAGTTCCCCAGAAACAGATCTCCCCACAGTACAGGGACTGCGG AGACTGGGTGTGAATTTGACCACTAGCAACAAAGAGACAGTGAGCAACAGTGATGTTCTCTTCCTTGCCGTGAAGCCTCACATCATTCCATTTGTACTGGATGAGATTGGACCAGACATTGAAGATCGTCATCTTATTGTGTCCTGTGCTGCAGGTGTCACCATAAGCTCAATAGAGAAG AAGCTAGAGCATTATCGCACTTCACCCAAGGTAATGAGATGCATGACCAACACTCCGGTGGTGGTACGTGAAGGGGCCACTGTGTATGCCACCGGCACCCATGCAGAGGTGGAAGATGGAAAGCTTCTGGAGCAGCTGATGGCCAGTGTGGGATACTGCACTGAGGTGGAAGAGGACCTGATTGATGCTGTAACTGGCTTAAGTGGCAGTGGTCCTGCTTAT GCATTCACAGCTGTAGATGCTCTTGCTGATGGTGGAGTGAAAATGGGCCTGCCCAGGAGATTGGCTGTACGCCTTGGAGCCCAAGCCCTGCTG GGGGCAGCTCGAATGCTGTTGGACTCAGAGCAGCACCCCGGGCAACTCAAGGATAACGTGTGTTCACCAGGGGGCGCCACCATCCATGCCCTACATGTCATGGAGAGTGGTGGTTTCCGTAGCCTCCTGATCAATGCTGTAGAGGCCTCTTGTGTTCGGACTAG GGAACTTCAGTATTTGGCTGACCAAGAGAAAATCTCACCAGCTGCCATAAAGAAGACAACTCTGGacaaagtgctgcagcagcCAGGAGTGAGTGCAGAGACTGTTGGAGTTAGATCTCAGGGGATCAGTATGTTCAACAATAAACCCAGGACCAAGAAGAACTGA
- the LOC113160071 gene encoding myeloid-associated differentiation marker-like protein 2 yields MDSHGGHYLNKDAVLSPLGAARMCQLLLGCTIMALVSHSAGYSATYGTFCMFVWCFCFAVTLVVFTLDITRLHTCMPISWDNFTVAFAMLATLMYITASVVYPVYFLQTECPDEGCVVQIYRIAVTVCSCICCFPYGTEVFLTRAKPGAVVGYMATVSGLLKVVQSFVACIIFGALANDSEYNGYIATQYCVVVYSLCFSVTVIVVILTVSGRTSALRFPFDRFVVVYTFFAVILYLSTALIWPIFSFDKKYGTTSRPEDCPRGECPWDSKLVVAVFTNVNLILYFVDLVYSQRIRFVSSSAV; encoded by the coding sequence ATGGATTCTCATGGAGGACACTACCTCAACAAAGATGCTGTGTTGTCACCTTTAGGTGCAGCCCGAATGTGCCAGCTGCTACTCGGCTGCACCATAATGGCCCTTGTGTCCCACAGTGCGGGTTACAGCGCCACCTATGGAactttctgcatgtttgtgtggtgCTTCTGCTTCGCCGTCACACTGGTCGTGTTCACCTTGGACATCACACGGCTCCACACGTGCATGCCCATTTCCTGGGATAACTTCACTGTGGCATTTGCCATGCTGGCGACACTCATGTACATCACTGCGTCTGTGGTTTACCCTGTTTACTTCCTCCAAACAGAGTGTCCTGATGAAGGCTGCGTCGTCCAAATCTACCGCATTGCTGTCACTGTCTGCTCATGCATCTGCTGCTTCCCCTATGGTACTGAGGTGTTCCTAACTCGAGCAAAACCAGGGGCTGTGGTTGGTTACATGGCCACTGTGTCTGGTCTACTCAAGGTGGTTCAGAGCTTTGTGGCCTGCATTATTTTTGGAGCCCTGGCTAATGACAGTGAGTACAATGGCTACATAGCAACTCAGTACTGTGTAGTGGTCTACAGTCTGTgcttctctgtcactgtgatcGTGGTCATACTGACGGTCTCTGGGAGGACATCAGCCTTGCGGTTTCCCTTTGACCGCTTCGTGGTTGTCTACACCTTCTTTGCTGTTATCCTCTACCTCAGTACAGCACTGATTTGGCCCATCTTCAGCTTTGATAAGAAGTACGGCACCACGAGTCGGCCCGAGGACTGCCCACGTGGAGAATGTCCCTGGGATAGTAAGCTGGTGGTGGCAGTCTTCACTAATGTTAACCTGATCCTGTATTTTGTTGATCTGGTTTACTCCCAGAGGATTCGCTTtgtctccagctctgctgtctAA